A single window of Salvelinus sp. IW2-2015 unplaced genomic scaffold, ASM291031v2 Un_scaffold2539, whole genome shotgun sequence DNA harbors:
- the LOC112074233 gene encoding vertnin-like encodes MIQRKEMVLSVLGELQDATESSGLDALTRVALEVHQVLTPFTLPSSPCHEFPDWAGIDGKARSLYPADAPGGLLPLVCKGEGNLLFDAASMLLVGTTSLSLELQVRTVVEMLLWKRYYLGGMIDSKVMLQAARFSLRAEESQDMLNLPLSVLEAIFDADVKASCFPGSYANMWHLYALSSVLQYNIYSVYPMYNLKIRPYFNRLIRPRYYPKDMDPITIHIMWSGELEGGSSRFRPRVFVALVHSSVLQMDSPNDEQRVPPLKTLELLNQDFHLSYSSLKDKYNITKSTFYRWKRQTQEHRKRSAARYEAKHFLQACYLEGKLIPLHQFKEFFPEISRSTYYAWKHELISSGGSFSTFSAGEVSPGDSTEQESWSSPESKLGQEEDHEVEPDAEHHDSVASLFGLNYNNDKMDGERAQNMALMQEAKKVLQNCIARNTSFPFRIFKRSFPGISRSTYYNWRREAMLCNRGYKVGSRENSLDADKSSPTGGLSPIGGTESRGHAATVFPRVKICSNNHKRFRMVFLRRKKLREAAKVKVWRSKWPLSRFRVRYPSLSLCFYWLWRNGPSGTRKEEITTPSLEMDRSEIIIEYNNDAVKDNGMMMTESDIKTKAPIQDVFSFEGDPTEDLRGPVTMTSVTSPFDTPLPNPTKMSATAAPTDDQMFVMDLVALANFKAKAKVFLQQRFEEKSFPTFKEFRSFFPLTPRSTYYMWKRALHHGVPLVHG; translated from the exons ATGATTCAGAGGAAGGAGATGGTACTCTCAGTCCTAGGGGAGCTGCAGGATGCCACAGAGAGCTCCGGCCTGGACGCCCTCACCAGGGTAGCTCTGGAGGTCCACCAGGTCCTGACCCCCTTCACCCTGCCTTCCTCACCCTGCCACGAGTTCCCTGACTGGGCAGGCATCGACGGCAAGGCCCGTAGCCTGTACCCTGCTGACGCCCCCGGAGGCCTCCTGCCTCTGGTCTGTAAGGGAGAAGGGAACCTGCTGTTTGATGCAGCCAGCATGCTGCTAGTGGGGACTACTAGTCTCAGTCTGGAGCTACAG GTACGTACGGTGGTGGAGATGCTGCTGTGGAAGAGGTACTACCTGGGTGGTATGATCGACTCGAAGGTGATGCTGCAGGCGGCCAGGTTCAGCCTGCGTGCCGAGGAGTCCCAGGACATGCTCAACCTCCCCCTCTCAGTCCTCGAAGCTATCTTCGACGCCGACGTCAAAGCCTCCTGCTTCCCCGGCTCCTACGCTAACATGTGGCACCTGTACGCTCTTTCCTCCGTCCTCCAGTATAACATCTATTCTGTCTACCCCATGTACAACCTGAAGATACGACCCTACTTCAACCGCCTGATAAGACCGCGGTACTACCCCAAAGACATGGATCCTATAACCATACACATTATGTGGTCTGGAGAGCTGGAGGGGGGCTCCTCCAGGTTCAGACCTAGAGTCTTTGTAGCGTTAGTCCATTCTAGTGTCCTCCAGATGGACAGTCCTAACGACGAGCAGAGGGTCCCCCCTCTGAAGACACTGGAGCTTCTCAACCAGGACTTTCACCTGTCCTACTCCAGTCTGAAGGACAAGTACAACATCACCAAGAGTACCTTCTACCGCTGGAAACGGCAGACGCAAGAGCACCGCAAAAGGTCTGCTGCCAG GTACGAGGCCAAACACTTCCTCCAAGCGTGCTATCTGGAAGGGAAGCTCATCCCTCTGCATCAGTTCAAGGAGTTCTTCCCTGAGATCTCCAGATCCACCTACTATGCATGGAAGCACGAGCTGATCTCGTCCGGCGGTAGTTTCTCCACGTTCTCCGCGGGCGAGGTGAGTCCAGGGGACAGCACGGAGCAGGAGTCCTGGTCCTCCCCAGAGTCCAAGCTCGGGCAGGAGGAAGACCATGAGGTAGAGCCAGACGCAGAGCATCACGACAGCGTGGCCAGTCTGTTCGGCCTGAACTACAACAATGATAAGATGGATGGAGAACGGGCCCAAAACATGGCACTGATGCAGGAGGCCAAGAAGGTTCTTCAGAACTGCATCGCTAGGAACACCTCGTTCCCCTTCCGCATCTTCAAGAGGAGCTTCCCTGGGATCTCCAG GTCGACTTACTACAACTGGAGGAGAGAGGCCATGCTATGTAACCGTGGCTACAAGGTCGGAAGCAGAGAAAACAGCTTGGACGCGGATAAGAGTAGTCCAACTGGTGGTCTGTCCCCTATCGGGGGGACTGAGAGCCGTGGTCACGCTGCCACCGTCTTCCCCAGAGTTAAGATCTGTAGCAACAACCATAAAAGGTTCAGGATGGTGTTCCTACGCAGGAAGAAGCTGAGAGAAGCTGCCAAGGTGAAGGTGTGGAGGTCAAAATGGCCTCTGTCTAGGTTCAGAGTGCGGTacccctccctgtccctctgttTCTACTGGCTGTGGCGTAACGGCCCCAGTGGAACCAGGAAGGAGGAAATCACCACCCCGTCTCTAGAGATGGACAGGTCTGAGATTATTATCGAGTACAACAACGACGCAGTGAAAGACAATGGGATGATGATGACAGAGAGTGACATAAAGACAAAGGCTCCAATTCAGGACGTGTTCTCCTTTGAGGGGGACCCAACAGAGGATCTGAGAGGCCCCGTCACCATGACCTCTGTGACATCCCCCTTCGACACCCCTCTCCCCAACCCAACCAAGATGTCCGCCACCGCCGCTCCCACAGACGACCAGATGTTTGTGATGGATCTGGTGGCCCTGGCCAACTTCAAGGCGAAGGCCAAAGTTTTCCTGCAGCAACGCTTCGAGGAGAAGTCCTTCCCCACGTTCAAGGAGTTCAGGTCCTTCTTCCCCCTGACTCCMCGCTCCACCTACTATATGTGGAAGAGAGCCCTGCATCACGGAGTKCCACTGGTACATGGCTGA